The Halosimplex litoreum genome has a window encoding:
- a CDS encoding helix-turn-helix domain-containing protein, whose amino-acid sequence MREFEFVLTYRAGADELMDVFVERPGLRAQTAACFANDRSMWRVDHVLGSPEALDAVETHFLDETTCNECLDVAGCTSSREYQVVSSDPEHRVYFTRREEIQHCHSIPYLAVDHVGDGLLIEAERRDDEYVWRLLIPDDCAVGELYDRIDSQLRDGISLELGHVSDPQNWNGGFGTAGLLTPEEREAVASAVEAGYYGTPRDATVEDLADELDTPHSTVQYRLQRAEEKIVERFASETL is encoded by the coding sequence ATGCGCGAGTTCGAGTTCGTCCTCACCTACCGGGCGGGTGCCGACGAGTTGATGGACGTGTTCGTCGAGCGGCCGGGGCTCCGGGCGCAGACGGCGGCGTGTTTCGCGAACGACCGGTCGATGTGGCGGGTCGACCACGTGCTGGGGTCGCCCGAGGCGCTCGACGCCGTCGAGACGCACTTTCTCGACGAGACGACGTGCAACGAGTGTCTGGACGTGGCGGGCTGTACGTCCAGCCGCGAGTACCAGGTCGTCAGTTCCGACCCCGAACATCGCGTCTACTTCACGCGCCGCGAGGAGATCCAGCACTGCCACTCGATCCCCTACCTCGCCGTCGACCACGTCGGCGACGGCCTCCTGATCGAGGCCGAACGACGGGACGACGAGTACGTCTGGCGGCTGTTGATCCCGGACGACTGCGCCGTCGGCGAACTGTACGACCGGATCGACAGCCAGCTTCGCGACGGCATCTCGCTGGAACTCGGCCACGTCTCCGACCCGCAGAACTGGAACGGCGGCTTCGGCACAGCCGGTCTGTTGACGCCGGAGGAACGGGAGGCCGTCGCGAGCGCGGTCGAAGCGGGCTACTACGGCACGCCACGGGACGCGACCGTCGAGGACCTGGCCGACGAACTCGACACGCCACACTCGACGGTGCAGTACCGGCTCCAGCGCGCCGAGGAGAAGATCGTCGAACGCTTCGCGTCCGAGACGCTCTGA